In Methanococcus voltae, the sequence GGCGTGGTAATTGGTGCAAGTACAGGTTCTGCCTCTATTATAATAGCCGCAGGCATAGGTGGTGGTATTGCAAATGGAATTTCTAATATATTGGGTGCATTAACTGCTGAAAGGGCAATGATTGAAGAAGAACGTAGTTATAAAGAAAAAAACTTGTTAATGGAAGAAGGATATTTAAAAAAAACAAGCGAATATAAAGTTAAAGTGGAAAAAAGTGCTTACTGTGGTATTTACGATGGCATAAGTACGATAATAGGTTCGGTAATTCCTGTAATACCGTTTTTCCTGGTTAAACCTGCTGAAGCAATACTTTTAGCAATATTTTTAACGCTTATAATATTATTTATATTGGGAATATATATCGGGAAACTTTCACGTGAAAATCTAATGATTGCAGGGGCTAAAATGGTAGCCGGTGGCGTATTAGTAGCTGTTATCTCAAAACTTGTTGAAGGTTTCTTTTAATTTCTTAAATTTTTTAAGGTGAAAATTTGGACATAAAAACGTTATTAACTGATTTAAAAGACCTGAGTTTTGAAATAAGTATTTATGATTTTATAAATGCAAAATCTGAACTTGAAAAAGAGTTAAAATATTTGCCCGAGGAATATAAACAGTGCTATATCGATGACTTCTTTACATTTTTCCCAAAAATAATTAAAGAGATTAAATCATTAGACTTGAATAGTATAGAAACTTTTGAGATAAATGACGAGGACTTAAAAAAATTAATCGATAGATTGGAAGTTTTATCAAATAAAGAACGTAAATCATACAAAATATATAGAATAGTAATTCCTTACTTAGTTTTCTTTGCTAAAAAACCATTACACGCGTTAACTACAAAATTCCCAGGTAAAAAATCTATTGTATCTAAAAAAGGTGTTTATTACTGCCCCATAAAAGAAGCACAAAAAAATGATTTATCCATTTGTGAATTTTGCATATGTAAAGATATTAATGAATTGGAAAGATAAAATAGCGTTTTTGGTATTTCCTTTTTGTATTTCCTTTTTGTTTTAATCTTTTGATTTAAAAAAGTTAAAATTTAAAAATAAATTAAAATATTTTATTATTATTTTATTATTCTTTTATTTTATTATTGCCCATATATTGCAAATTTAAGTACAAATAAAAATGCCAATATGTAAACTAATGGGTGTACTTCCTTGTATTTTCCTGAAAATACTTTTAATATAGGGTATGATATGAAACCTAATGCAAGACCGTTTGCAATGCTGTATGTAAATGGAATACCCACTAATGTAATAAATGCAGGTAAAGCTTCGGTAATATCATCTAAATCAATATTTCTGATTGCCAATATCATTAAAGAACCTACAAATATTAAAGCTGGTGCTGTGGCATATCCGGGGATTGCTGAAACTAACGGATAGAAAAATACTGATAATAGGAATAATAAAGCAACGATAACTGCTGCAAATCCTGTCCTACCACCTACTCCAATACCAGAAGCTGCTTCGACGTATGATGTAACGGTTGACGTACCAAATATAGCACCTAT encodes:
- a CDS encoding TIGR00267 family protein, translating into MKFNFESIKIFLKSFIEEFDKRYVVRGLIDGSLSTLGVVIGASTGSASIIIAAGIGGGIANGISNILGALTAERAMIEEERSYKEKNLLMEEGYLKKTSEYKVKVEKSAYCGIYDGISTIIGSVIPVIPFFLVKPAEAILLAIFLTLIILFILGIYIGKLSRENLMIAGAKMVAGGVLVAVISKLVEGFF
- a CDS encoding DUF2115 domain-containing protein; this encodes MDIKTLLTDLKDLSFEISIYDFINAKSELEKELKYLPEEYKQCYIDDFFTFFPKIIKEIKSLDLNSIETFEINDEDLKKLIDRLEVLSNKERKSYKIYRIVIPYLVFFAKKPLHALTTKFPGKKSIVSKKGVYYCPIKEAQKNDLSICEFCICKDINELER